DNA sequence from the Bacillota bacterium genome:
TTCCCGCGCCTCGGCATCGGGGCTATTCAGCTGTTTCGGGCCGAAATGACGGGGCTGCAGCCGGAGAAGCTGCTGCCGCGCCTGTCCGACACGTCGAAGCTGCTGTGGACCATTTATGGGCTTTTAACCGCGGCGGCCGCCGTGCTCTTGGTTTTGGCCGGTATGCCGGTGTTCGACGCCGTCAACCACGCCTTGACGACGGTGTCCACGGGCGGCTTTTCCACCCACAACGCGGGCATCTCGGCGTTCGGTTCAGCCGCCGTCGAAAGCGTCCTCTTGCTGTTCATGTTTCTCGGCGCCACCAACTTCATGCTAATCTACCGCGTCTTTCGCCTCGGCGATTGGCGGGCGGCGCGGGACGAGGAGTTCAGGCTCTACGTGGCTCTGGTCGTGGGCGGCGGGCTGCTGATCGCCGCCGCGCTTTGGCTGCAGCAAGGCGATCCTTTGGGCGCGGCGCTGCGCAGGGGCTTGTTTCAGGCCGTCGCGGTTATTAGCACCACCGGTTTCGCGGTGGCGGACTACACGCAATGGCCCCACCTGGCGCAAGCCGTCCTCTTCGTGCTCATGTTCGTCGGCGGCTGTGCCGGCTCCACCGCAGGCGGTCCGAAGATCGTGCGCGTCCTGGTGGCCCTAAAGCACGGCGCCGGCGAGATCGTGCGGGTGCTTCACCCGCGGTCGGTACGGGTCGTGCGCCTTGACGACCAGCCGTTGCCTCCGTCCGTGTTCGCAGCCGCGACCGCGTTTTTGTTTG
Encoded proteins:
- a CDS encoding potassium transporter, which codes for MQPGVLARHVGNLLLLVAIAMLVPAAYAWLARETTAGTAFLLSAALTAALGGALRVRTRDEELSIRTALAVVVLGWAAAATASALPFWLSGLPWIDALFEAVSGVTTTGATVIRDLSRHDRALLLWRSMLQWFGGLGIIVLFTSVFPRLGIGAIQLFRAEMTGLQPEKLLPRLSDTSKLLWTIYGLLTAAAAVLLVLAGMPVFDAVNHALTTVSTGGFSTHNAGISAFGSAAVESVLLLFMFLGATNFMLIYRVFRLGDWRAARDEEFRLYVALVVGGGLLIAAALWLQQGDPLGAALRRGLFQAVAVISTTGFAVADYTQWPHLAQAVLFVLMFVGGCAGSTAGGPKIVRVLVALKHGAGEIVRVLHPRSVRVVRLDDQPLPPSVFAAATAFLFVYAGTWFFSTVVLAALGLPLPDAAVAAISALGNIGPGFANIGPTETFAGFPAGVKLYLMVLMLVGRLEVLGVYALLLPGFWDLRPGRRVRG